DNA from Roseimicrobium sp. ORNL1:
CACGCTTGTCGCTTCGCCCACTGATTCGCCAGCAGCCCGTTGATGAACAACTGCAGCGGATGGTAAAACATAATCGGCAGCAGAATCAGCGAAAGGTCCGCGCGTTCTCCAAAGATGAGCATGGCCAGCGGTACGCCCATCGCGAGAGTCTTCTTCACAGAGCAGAAGTAGGCAGCAATGTAGTCCTCACGATTCAGCTTCAGCGCGCGGCAGGACACATGCACGAGCAGTGACACCAAGGTGAAGAGCACCATCACCGCGGCGATGGTCTGCACCGTCAGCCACGCCCCATGACGATGCCAGATATCTTCCTCAATCGAGTCGCAGAAGGCGGTGTAAACGATAAACAGGATGATGCCGTTCGAGAGGCGCGCGCTCCATTTCTTGTGCGCATCCACCCAGTCCTTGAGTCGCGGACGCAGCAGCATACCCACGCCAAAGGGCAGCAACGTGAGCAGCGAGATCTTCAGCAGCAGCGGCCCAAACTCCATCGCCGCGCCCGCGCCGCTGCGCTGCATGAGCAGGTGCACGAGCACGGGGGTGAGCACCACGCCGATGATGTTCGACAGCGCGGCATTGAACAAGGCACCTGGTGTATTCCCACGTGCTACCGCCGTGAGCACCACTGAGGTGGAGATGGTGGAGGGCAACACGCACAAGTACAGAAAGCCATCCAGGATGGAACCCGGAGCCGTGGCCCAAACCTTGGGCAGCACATAGTTCATTCCCAATCCCACCAGGGGGAAGATAAGGAAGGTGAAAGCCTGGATGACCAGATGCAGACGCCAGTTCGCCGCGCCGCTCTTGATCCGCTCGATGGCGAGCGATAGCCCCTGCAGGAACAGGATGGTCGCGATGCCGACATTATTCAGGATATCCGGATGCAGCACGCCATGCCGTGAACCCGGCCCGGGAATCAGGAACGCCAGCAGCACAGCGATGCCCAGTCCAATGATGAAGCCATTGGCACGCAGCCAATGGACGGGTGGTGACGATGCAGGGGCGGGTTTCAAAACGGATTCCAGTGAGAGGAGGGATACGAAGCTCCATGGAAGCGAGAGGCACCGGAGAGGCAAGACAGAATGAAACCGGCCTCCGCCACACGGACGACCACTCCCAAAGCCATGACCAAAGGGTTTCATCTTTACACTCGACGAACGCCTGAAGCCCGCGAACCTTCCCACGCTCACTGTGCCCGGTCATCCACTCACCCTCCCACCGCCATGACAGCCATTGATGAAATCGCTCCAGATGTGTTTCGGCTCTCGGTCTATGCCGCAGACTACGACATGCAGTTCAATCACTTCCTGGTGCGGGATGAGGAGCCCCTGCTGTTCCACACGGGGCTGAGGGCCATGTTTCCCCTGCTGAAGGACGCCGTTGCCAGCATCATCGACCCGGCCACGCTGAAGTGGATTGGCTGGAGCCACTTCGAGTCCGATGAGTGCGGCTCCCTGAATGACTGGCTGGAACTTGCCCCGCAAGCCCAACCTGTATGCACTCTCGTTGGCAAGCTGGTGTCTGTGGATGACTTCTCCTCCCGCCCGGCGCGTGGCATGACGCAGGAGGATGTGCTCACCACCGGCAAGTACCACTTCCGTTTCCACCAGTCGCCCCACATCCCCCACGGCTGGGATGCGGGCGTGCTGATTGAGGAAACCCAGAAGACCCTCTTCTGCTCAGACCTGTTTCACCACTTTGGAAACACCGAGCCACTTACGGAGGCGGACCTCATCGACCGCACCCGCGAGGGCATGAATCGCCTCAACCAGGGTCCGCTCTCCGGCTACATGCCCTACACCCGCCAGACGGAGGGCGTCCTGCGCCGGCTTGCTGAGCTGAAACCGCAGACGCTCGCCGTCATGCACGGCTCCTCCTACACCGGGGCTTGCGACCGGCTTCTGAACGACTTAGGCGGGGTCATCCGGGAGAACTTTGACGGGGCCTAAACGCTCCCCTTCCCCTCATTCGGCCCATGAATAGCTTTCATGGTCCCTGCTTGCTTCTCACGCCCTCGTGAGTTGCGCATTGCAGGGGTGCGGGCTAGTCTGCCCACCCCGCTGCTGGCTTCCACGGCGGCATCCCCCGTCAGCACACACTCCATGTCAGAACTCGAAAATCCCTTCCAGGAAACGCTTATCCAGCG
Protein-coding regions in this window:
- a CDS encoding MBL fold metallo-hydrolase gives rise to the protein MTAIDEIAPDVFRLSVYAADYDMQFNHFLVRDEEPLLFHTGLRAMFPLLKDAVASIIDPATLKWIGWSHFESDECGSLNDWLELAPQAQPVCTLVGKLVSVDDFSSRPARGMTQEDVLTTGKYHFRFHQSPHIPHGWDAGVLIEETQKTLFCSDLFHHFGNTEPLTEADLIDRTREGMNRLNQGPLSGYMPYTRQTEGVLRRLAELKPQTLAVMHGSSYTGACDRLLNDLGGVIRENFDGA
- a CDS encoding bile acid:sodium symporter family protein, producing MKPAPASSPPVHWLRANGFIIGLGIAVLLAFLIPGPGSRHGVLHPDILNNVGIATILFLQGLSLAIERIKSGAANWRLHLVIQAFTFLIFPLVGLGMNYVLPKVWATAPGSILDGFLYLCVLPSTISTSVVLTAVARGNTPGALFNAALSNIIGVVLTPVLVHLLMQRSGAGAAMEFGPLLLKISLLTLLPFGVGMLLRPRLKDWVDAHKKWSARLSNGIILFIVYTAFCDSIEEDIWHRHGAWLTVQTIAAVMVLFTLVSLLVHVSCRALKLNREDYIAAYFCSVKKTLAMGVPLAMLIFGERADLSLILLPIMFYHPLQLFINGLLANQWAKRQA